A genomic stretch from Ignavibacteriota bacterium includes:
- the menE gene encoding o-succinylbenzoate--CoA ligase, producing the protein MFLPDALALAAPDALALDAPDGRLCYADLASRARGVAARLRDDLGIGAGDIVATLSGNTAGHAVLLHACAILGAVCAPLNPRLTARELAERLAIVGPRVILAEAARMPLAAAALDMYSSQNAAQRSEPPQVSLPALMDIDAAAASVMREGALPAHEWTSDETAWIVFTSGSTAVPKAVPLTCGNILSSARASTRVLGSHPDDLWLSPIPLFHVGGLSVLARCALDGTAALLPPSSSAEELLSILRSEPVTLMSLVPTVFRRLLDTDASFTGANFPHLRAILLGGAHAADDLLHDAATRALPVLCTYGLTEAASQVATVPLRDADRKRGSAGLPLDGFTVTIRGGDGIVVPAGARGEICIAGPQVMAHYLGEVITHRNSEGYFRTGDLGRLDDEGFLYVEGRIDDMIITGGENVAPAEIENVLRQHPQVRDVCVIGLPDREWGQRIAAAIVARDETPTPADLEAVCRAALASYKIPKLWHFVDELPLTPSGKVRRSVLVEILAAVFAPR; encoded by the coding sequence ATGTTCCTGCCCGACGCCCTCGCCCTCGCCGCCCCCGACGCGCTCGCTCTCGACGCGCCGGACGGCCGCCTCTGTTATGCCGATCTCGCGTCTCGTGCACGCGGAGTGGCCGCGCGCCTGCGCGACGATCTCGGAATCGGGGCGGGCGACATCGTCGCGACACTCTCCGGCAACACCGCGGGCCATGCGGTGCTGCTTCACGCGTGTGCGATACTCGGCGCGGTGTGCGCGCCGCTGAATCCGCGTCTCACTGCGCGCGAACTCGCTGAACGCCTTGCCATTGTTGGTCCGCGGGTGATTCTCGCAGAAGCTGCGCGGATGCCTCTTGCAGCAGCGGCGCTCGACATGTATTCATCACAAAATGCGGCGCAACGTTCCGAGCCACCGCAAGTATCACTGCCTGCACTCATGGACATCGATGCAGCCGCCGCTTCCGTGATGCGGGAGGGAGCACTGCCCGCGCACGAGTGGACGTCCGATGAAACGGCGTGGATCGTCTTTACCTCCGGCAGCACCGCCGTGCCGAAGGCCGTGCCGCTCACCTGCGGAAATATCCTCTCGTCCGCGCGCGCATCAACACGTGTGCTCGGTTCTCATCCCGACGATCTCTGGCTCAGTCCCATCCCGCTGTTTCATGTGGGCGGACTCTCCGTACTCGCCCGCTGTGCTCTCGACGGCACCGCCGCGCTCCTGCCGCCATCAAGCTCCGCCGAGGAACTGCTCTCGATACTCCGCAGCGAGCCGGTCACTCTCATGTCGCTCGTGCCCACAGTGTTCCGTCGTTTGCTCGATACGGACGCGTCGTTCACCGGTGCGAATTTTCCGCATCTGCGCGCCATTCTTCTCGGAGGCGCACACGCCGCGGACGATCTTCTGCACGACGCCGCGACCCGCGCTCTGCCCGTCCTCTGCACCTACGGACTCACCGAAGCCGCATCGCAGGTCGCCACCGTGCCGCTCCGCGATGCCGACCGCAAGCGCGGCAGTGCGGGCCTGCCGCTCGATGGTTTCACCGTCACGATTCGGGGCGGCGATGGTATCGTCGTGCCTGCAGGTGCGCGCGGCGAAATTTGTATCGCCGGACCGCAGGTCATGGCGCACTATCTCGGCGAAGTGATCACTCACCGTAACAGCGAGGGATATTTCCGTACCGGCGACCTCGGCCGTCTCGACGACGAAGGATTTCTGTACGTCGAAGGCCGTATCGACGACATGATTATCACAGGCGGCGAGAATGTGGCTCCGGCCGAGATCGAAAACGTGCTGCGGCAACATCCGCAGGTGCGGGATGTGTGTGTGATAGGCCTGCCCGACCGCGAATGGGGGCAGCGCATCGCGGCGGCAATTGTGGCGCGGGATGAAACACCCACACCTGCCGACCTCGAAGCCGTCTGCCGCGCGGCGTTGGCCTCGTACAAGATTCCGAAGCTCTGGCACTTCGTGGACGAACTGCCGCTGACTCCATCCGGCAAAGTGCGGCGTTCGGTTCTTGTCGAAATACTTGCGGCCGTATTCGCGCCACGTTGA
- a CDS encoding ubiquinone/menaquinone biosynthesis methyltransferase, translated as MSTHVRNMFAEIAGTYDRANSFLSIGVHHRWRTRTVRESGVREGDAVVDCATGTGDLAIEFKRAVGARGRVVGTDFCAEMLAFAPAKAQQQGMDIAWEIQDAMQLTYESDRFDVASIAFGIRNVDDPVAALRSMGRVVKSGGRVMVLEFGTPLWWMRPFFTFYSKVIIPLVGGIISGKRDAYEYLTRTSAAFPTGDDFLKLMDEADVFASHRVVPLTGGIAYLYIGVVA; from the coding sequence GTGAGCACACACGTCCGGAATATGTTCGCCGAAATCGCCGGCACCTACGACCGCGCGAATTCCTTCCTCTCGATTGGCGTGCACCATCGCTGGCGCACACGCACCGTGCGCGAGAGCGGCGTGCGCGAGGGCGACGCGGTTGTGGACTGCGCCACGGGCACGGGTGATCTCGCCATCGAATTCAAGCGCGCCGTCGGTGCGCGGGGGCGCGTGGTCGGCACGGACTTCTGCGCGGAGATGCTCGCCTTCGCTCCGGCCAAGGCACAGCAACAGGGCATGGACATCGCCTGGGAAATTCAGGACGCGATGCAGTTGACCTACGAGAGCGATAGATTCGACGTCGCCTCGATCGCCTTCGGCATACGGAATGTGGACGATCCGGTCGCGGCGCTGCGCAGCATGGGACGCGTGGTGAAATCCGGCGGCCGTGTCATGGTGCTGGAATTCGGCACACCGCTGTGGTGGATGCGTCCCTTCTTCACCTTCTACAGCAAGGTCATTATTCCGCTTGTGGGCGGAATTATCTCGGGCAAACGCGACGCGTACGAATACCTGACACGCACGTCGGCCGCCTTCCCCACCGGCGATGATTTCCTGAAGCTGATGGATGAGGCCGACGTCTTCGCCTCGCACCGCGTCGTGCCGTTGACGGGCGGCATCGCGTATCTGTATATCGGCGTGGTCGCCTGA
- the aroF gene encoding 3-deoxy-7-phosphoheptulonate synthase: MSEKQVHIPPDAIKEQETALKVDTPTRATLAKNVHIGGVAFGAERFVVIAGPCAVESAQQISLAAGLVAREQAHVLRGGAFKARTSPYAFQGLGLEGVRYMREAADAQGIPMVTEVLSQHDIETMEPYVDAFQVGSRNMDNTALLKDLGQVRKPVLLKRGFAATIKEWLLAAEYVYLGGNDQIILCERGIRTFSNETRFTLDLAGAVLARQQTPFPVIIDPSHATGNPELIPALAAASLAAGADGLMVEVHPNPTDALSDADQALSPVQFADMMRRLRAIAPTVGRSM, encoded by the coding sequence ATGAGCGAGAAGCAGGTTCATATACCCCCAGACGCGATCAAAGAGCAGGAAACGGCTTTGAAAGTCGACACACCCACGCGTGCGACGCTCGCGAAGAACGTTCACATCGGCGGCGTCGCCTTCGGTGCGGAGCGTTTCGTGGTTATTGCCGGGCCATGTGCCGTCGAGAGTGCGCAGCAGATTTCGCTTGCGGCGGGTCTTGTGGCGCGCGAGCAGGCGCATGTGCTGCGCGGCGGCGCATTCAAGGCGCGGACAAGTCCGTACGCATTCCAGGGCCTGGGGCTCGAGGGTGTGCGCTACATGCGCGAGGCCGCGGATGCACAGGGAATACCGATGGTGACGGAAGTGCTCTCGCAGCACGACATCGAAACGATGGAGCCGTACGTCGACGCGTTCCAGGTGGGATCGCGCAATATGGACAACACCGCCCTGCTGAAGGATCTCGGCCAGGTGCGCAAACCCGTCCTGCTCAAGCGCGGTTTTGCGGCGACGATCAAGGAATGGTTGCTCGCGGCGGAATACGTGTACCTCGGCGGCAACGACCAGATCATCCTGTGTGAAAGGGGCATTCGCACGTTCTCGAACGAGACACGCTTCACGCTCGATCTTGCGGGTGCGGTGCTGGCACGACAGCAGACGCCCTTCCCCGTCATCATCGATCCGTCGCACGCCACGGGCAATCCGGAACTCATACCCGCGCTGGCGGCGGCATCACTTGCGGCGGGAGCCGACGGGCTGATGGTGGAAGTGCATCCGAATCCCACCGACGCGCTGTCGGATGCGGATCAGGCGTTGAGTCCGGTCCAGTTTGCCGACATGATGCGCCGCCTGCGCGCCATAGCGCCGACTGTCGGCCGTTCGATGTGA
- a CDS encoding YHS domain-containing protein: MKQITLAVMLFALALGTAAAQDGHKEKAKDASATTAKLICPVTGEDADPEVTYDHEGKTYSFCCEGCVSKFKKDPAKFIKASAKKQFDPCDHPEGEKEGHAHEAVAPDNGKAVINTGKDLSAKIVNTICPVMNEEVDPKVTTVSYKGKVYGFCCKSCIKKFANDPEKYLKKMKGEQS, translated from the coding sequence ATGAAACAGATTACACTCGCAGTGATGCTTTTTGCGCTCGCCCTCGGAACGGCGGCCGCGCAGGACGGGCACAAGGAAAAGGCCAAGGACGCATCCGCCACCACCGCCAAACTCATCTGCCCCGTGACCGGCGAGGATGCGGATCCCGAAGTGACCTATGATCACGAAGGAAAGACCTACTCCTTCTGCTGTGAAGGCTGCGTGTCGAAATTCAAGAAAGATCCGGCCAAGTTTATCAAGGCCAGCGCGAAGAAGCAGTTCGATCCCTGCGACCACCCCGAAGGCGAGAAGGAAGGCCATGCGCACGAGGCAGTTGCACCAGATAACGGCAAGGCCGTCATCAATACGGGCAAGGACCTCTCCGCAAAAATCGTGAACACCATCTGCCCCGTCATGAACGAGGAAGTGGATCCGAAAGTCACCACCGTGTCCTACAAAGGCAAGGTGTACGGCTTCTGCTGTAAGAGCTGCATCAAGAAGTTCGCGAACGACCCCGAGAAGTATCTCAAGAAAATGAAGGGCGAGCAGAGCTGA
- a CDS encoding DUF3037 domain-containing protein yields the protein MPELHTYDYAIVRVVPRVDREEFLNAGAILSCPSLRFLEARIELDEERLQRLHPEADLEAIRLHLASVPRICAGGADAGPIGLLPQRERFLWLVAPRSSIIQTSPVHTGSCSDPAAALEHLLRTMVRIG from the coding sequence GTGCCAGAGCTGCACACGTATGACTACGCGATAGTGCGTGTCGTGCCGCGCGTGGACCGGGAAGAATTCCTGAACGCCGGCGCGATACTCTCGTGCCCATCGCTCCGTTTCCTCGAGGCGCGCATCGAACTCGATGAGGAGCGCCTTCAGCGGCTGCATCCGGAGGCGGATCTCGAAGCGATCCGTCTGCACCTGGCCAGTGTGCCGCGCATCTGCGCCGGAGGCGCGGATGCCGGTCCTATCGGCCTGCTTCCCCAGCGCGAACGGTTTTTGTGGCTGGTGGCTCCGCGCAGTTCGATCATACAGACCTCTCCTGTACACACCGGGTCCTGTTCCGATCCCGCCGCCGCGCTCGAGCACCTGCTGCGGACCATGGTGCGGATCGGATAA
- a CDS encoding aminotransferase class I and II: MTLRTVAATRYVTPLREGGSLPAIVEADDDGLYVLKFRGAGQGAKALIAELIGGELARAAGLRVPELVFVQLDPDLARTEPDPEIQDLIRASAGLNLALDYLPGSVTFDPVAERPDPLLASRIVCFDALVMNVDRTPRNTNMLLWHKNLWLIDHGSALYLHHADTALAERWNDPFALIRDHVLLPFASALDEAASMLQLAITPDLISSVLDAVPDEWLEGGDHAGRGARARHEYAAFLSERSRQPGSFIEEARRARAAHV, encoded by the coding sequence ATGACACTCCGCACCGTCGCGGCAACGCGCTACGTCACCCCGCTTCGCGAGGGCGGCTCACTTCCCGCGATTGTGGAGGCCGACGACGACGGGCTGTATGTGCTCAAATTCCGCGGCGCGGGACAGGGCGCGAAGGCCCTGATCGCGGAGTTGATCGGCGGTGAACTTGCACGCGCCGCGGGCCTGCGAGTTCCCGAACTCGTCTTTGTGCAGCTCGATCCGGATCTGGCGCGCACCGAACCGGATCCGGAGATTCAGGACCTTATCCGTGCGAGTGCGGGACTGAATCTCGCACTTGATTATCTTCCCGGATCCGTCACCTTCGATCCCGTCGCCGAAAGACCCGATCCCCTGCTTGCCTCGCGAATCGTCTGTTTCGACGCTCTGGTGATGAATGTCGACCGTACGCCGCGCAACACCAACATGCTGCTGTGGCACAAGAACCTGTGGTTGATCGACCATGGATCCGCGCTGTACCTGCATCACGCCGACACGGCGTTGGCGGAGCGGTGGAACGATCCTTTTGCGCTGATCCGCGACCACGTCCTTCTGCCCTTTGCCAGCGCTCTCGACGAGGCCGCCTCGATGCTCCAGCTTGCGATAACGCCCGATCTGATCTCCTCGGTACTCGACGCCGTCCCGGACGAGTGGCTCGAGGGCGGCGACCACGCCGGTCGCGGCGCGCGCGCGCGGCACGAATACGCCGCCTTTCTTTCCGAGCGCAGCAGACAACCAGGTAGTTTCATCGAGGAGGCACGCCGTGCCAGAGCTGCACACGTATGA
- a CDS encoding aminotransferase class V-fold PLP-dependent enzyme encodes MIHLSTHHCAWSMDMLRENIAGIDTQVPLLDGRTVEYVFLDNGASTPTLRHALDVIYDFMEFYSGVHRGTGFKAMLATRAFDEAHEMAGAFVGYNPASDIVIFGKNTTEVVNKLSNRCDWRPGDVVLTTQMEHHSNDLPWRKNARVVHVGVDDTGYLDLGALERAFAEHRGHVRFLAVTGASNITGIVNPVRELAALAHREGAMIFVDAAQLAPHRRIEMGSVDDEGHIDFLAYSAHKMYAPFGVGVLVGPRTYFERGDPDMVGGGVVDVVEEDFVAFSAPPASEEAGSPNVPGAIALAAAIHVLTSVGMQHIERHEQELLSYAIPKLREVPGLALYGPTDEADLAHKVGVLCFSIGDMPHAKIAAILSAEGGIGVRNGCFCAHPYVKRLMKVDPEMARKVTEEILAGDRTNLPGLVRASFGCYNTFADVDRLVDMLHIIARGEYRGEYRLDTRTGMYWPDGFEYPYGEYFPHFSFRTHGHSALCGVAG; translated from the coding sequence ATGATACACCTGTCCACTCATCACTGCGCCTGGAGCATGGACATGCTCCGCGAGAACATTGCGGGCATTGACACGCAGGTTCCGCTGTTGGACGGGAGGACGGTGGAGTATGTGTTTCTCGACAACGGCGCCAGCACCCCCACGCTGCGGCATGCGCTCGACGTCATTTACGATTTTATGGAGTTCTATTCCGGCGTACATCGCGGGACGGGTTTCAAGGCGATGCTGGCGACCAGGGCCTTCGACGAGGCCCACGAAATGGCCGGCGCGTTTGTGGGATACAATCCCGCATCCGACATCGTGATATTCGGGAAGAACACGACCGAGGTGGTGAACAAGCTCTCGAACCGCTGCGACTGGCGTCCGGGCGACGTGGTTCTCACCACGCAGATGGAGCATCACTCGAACGATCTGCCGTGGCGTAAAAATGCCCGGGTGGTGCATGTGGGTGTCGACGACACGGGCTACCTCGATCTCGGCGCCCTCGAGCGCGCTTTTGCGGAGCATCGCGGCCATGTGCGTTTTCTGGCCGTCACGGGTGCATCAAACATCACCGGCATAGTGAATCCGGTGCGCGAACTCGCCGCGCTGGCGCATCGCGAAGGCGCGATGATCTTTGTGGATGCCGCGCAGCTTGCGCCGCATCGACGCATCGAGATGGGGTCGGTGGACGACGAGGGTCATATCGACTTCCTCGCCTACTCCGCTCATAAAATGTACGCTCCCTTTGGTGTGGGTGTGCTGGTGGGTCCGCGCACATATTTCGAACGCGGCGATCCCGACATGGTGGGTGGCGGCGTGGTGGATGTGGTGGAAGAGGACTTTGTCGCCTTCTCCGCGCCGCCGGCGAGCGAGGAGGCGGGCAGCCCGAACGTGCCCGGCGCCATCGCGCTGGCGGCGGCCATTCATGTGTTGACGTCCGTGGGCATGCAGCACATTGAACGGCACGAGCAGGAGTTGCTGTCGTACGCGATTCCCAAACTCCGTGAAGTGCCGGGTCTGGCGCTCTACGGACCGACGGACGAAGCGGATCTGGCGCACAAGGTCGGCGTCCTGTGTTTTTCCATCGGCGACATGCCGCACGCAAAAATTGCGGCGATACTGAGCGCCGAGGGCGGCATCGGCGTGCGCAACGGCTGTTTCTGCGCGCATCCCTACGTGAAGCGTCTGATGAAAGTGGATCCTGAAATGGCGCGCAAGGTGACCGAGGAAATTCTCGCCGGCGACCGGACGAATCTGCCGGGCCTGGTGCGCGCAAGTTTCGGCTGCTACAACACTTTTGCCGATGTGGACCGCCTCGTCGACATGCTGCACATCATCGCGCGCGGAGAATACCGCGGCGAGTACCGGCTCGATACGCGCACAGGCATGTACTGGCCCGACGGATTCGAGTACCCGTACGGCGAGTACTTCCCGCACTTCTCGTTCCGCACGCACGGACATTCGGCCCTCTGCGGCGTGGCGGGATGA
- a CDS encoding DEAD/DEAH box helicase, with protein sequence MHTTDNSFYGLGIAPGLLNSISKLGFTTPTPIQHKAIPIAIEGKDIIGIAQTGTGKTLAFGIPMLQRLAAKKGSGLILVPTRELALQVRDALAPLLPPLGLGAVVLIGGEAAGPQIGALRKKPRIVIATPGRLLDLAGQGYVRLNDVAVLILDEADRMLDMGFAPQIEQILQVLPSDRQTMLFSATMPGPIVKIASTHMRLPVRTEIAPTGTAAEGVSQEVFVVAKDNKGPLLERLLEQYTGSVLLFTRTKRGAKRVAQALRRAGHSAAEIHSDRTQAQRKHALDGFKSGKYRILCATDIAARGIDVYNIELVVNYDLPEDPDSYVHRIGRTARAGRTGHAISLATPDQRSGLRDIEKLINMSLELSEHPDIPAERFDTSSARRSSRPQPQRPQRSQRPQWGSEQPSPARARSSAPTSYSSSRPAPAKGKPSYRKNDNEAGPARTRTSTATSYGSGGAAPVKSKPSYSKSGSGDSETGTSRHGSTQSSSTYTHRGSSSFSKDERTRNKKKGTGYPKAGGSHTGRGSR encoded by the coding sequence ATGCACACAACTGACAACTCGTTCTACGGTCTCGGCATCGCGCCGGGGCTGTTGAACAGCATCTCCAAGCTCGGTTTCACGACGCCGACGCCGATCCAGCACAAGGCGATTCCGATCGCCATTGAAGGCAAGGACATCATCGGCATCGCGCAGACGGGCACGGGCAAAACCCTCGCCTTCGGCATCCCGATGCTGCAGCGGCTCGCCGCGAAAAAAGGCAGCGGGCTGATTCTCGTCCCGACACGTGAACTCGCCCTGCAGGTCCGCGACGCGCTCGCGCCCCTGCTTCCGCCGCTGGGACTCGGCGCGGTGGTTCTTATCGGCGGCGAGGCGGCAGGTCCGCAGATCGGCGCCCTCCGCAAAAAACCCCGCATCGTGATAGCAACGCCGGGCCGGCTGTTGGATCTTGCCGGACAGGGATACGTCCGCCTCAACGATGTGGCCGTGCTTATTCTCGACGAAGCCGACCGCATGCTCGACATGGGCTTCGCCCCGCAGATCGAACAGATTCTCCAGGTGCTGCCGTCCGACAGGCAGACCATGCTCTTTTCGGCGACCATGCCCGGGCCGATAGTCAAGATCGCATCCACACACATGCGCCTGCCGGTGCGCACCGAGATCGCCCCGACGGGAACGGCTGCGGAAGGTGTCTCGCAGGAAGTGTTTGTGGTTGCGAAGGACAACAAGGGTCCCCTGCTCGAGCGACTTCTCGAACAGTACACCGGTTCCGTCCTGCTTTTCACGCGCACCAAGCGCGGGGCAAAACGTGTTGCGCAGGCCTTGCGCCGCGCGGGTCATTCGGCCGCCGAGATTCACTCCGACCGCACGCAGGCGCAGCGCAAACACGCGCTCGACGGCTTCAAGTCGGGCAAGTACCGCATACTCTGCGCCACCGACATTGCCGCGCGCGGCATCGACGTGTATAACATCGAACTGGTCGTGAATTACGACCTGCCCGAGGATCCCGACAGCTACGTGCACCGCATCGGCCGCACGGCGCGCGCCGGACGCACGGGGCACGCGATCTCGCTGGCCACGCCGGATCAGCGCAGCGGCCTTCGCGACATCGAAAAACTGATCAACATGTCGCTGGAACTCTCCGAACATCCCGACATCCCCGCCGAACGTTTCGACACCTCTTCCGCGCGCAGATCGTCGCGTCCGCAGCCGCAGCGTCCGCAGCGCTCGCAACGTCCGCAGTGGGGCTCCGAGCAGCCGTCACCCGCGCGCGCGCGGTCGTCGGCACCCACGTCGTACTCGTCCTCACGACCTGCGCCCGCAAAGGGCAAGCCGTCGTATCGCAAAAACGATAATGAGGCGGGTCCGGCCCGTACGCGCACGAGCACAGCGACCTCATACGGTTCCGGCGGAGCCGCGCCTGTAAAGAGCAAGCCGTCGTATTCGAAGAGCGGCAGCGGCGATTCCGAAACGGGGACCTCGCGTCACGGCTCCACCCAGTCCTCGTCGACCTACACACATCGCGGCTCCAGCTCCTTCTCGAAGGACGAGCGCACGCGCAACAAAAAAAAGGGCACGGGGTATCCGAAGGCGGGCGGATCACACACCGGCCGCGGCTCGCGGTAA
- the rplM gene encoding 50S ribosomal protein L13 has product MSNQTTVRTFHAREEDVDKKWYVVDAEGMVLGRLAANVAHILRGKHKPIFSPHVDTGDFVIVINAGKVRVTGKRFEQKSYFHYTGYPGGARVRMFKDLVRSNPRFVIEHAVKGMLPHNRLGRRLLKKLKVYSDGSHPHAAQKPEVLSMK; this is encoded by the coding sequence ATGAGCAATCAGACAACCGTCCGGACCTTCCACGCAAGGGAGGAAGACGTCGACAAAAAATGGTACGTCGTCGACGCGGAGGGAATGGTCCTCGGCCGATTGGCGGCGAACGTCGCGCACATTCTGCGCGGTAAACACAAGCCGATCTTCTCCCCGCATGTCGACACGGGCGACTTTGTAATCGTCATCAACGCCGGCAAGGTGCGCGTGACAGGCAAGCGCTTCGAGCAGAAGTCGTACTTCCATTATACCGGGTATCCGGGTGGCGCGCGCGTGCGCATGTTCAAGGATCTCGTGCGCAGCAATCCGCGCTTCGTGATCGAACACGCGGTGAAGGGCATGCTGCCGCACAACCGCCTCGGCCGCCGCCTCCTGAAAAAGCTGAAAGTGTACTCCGACGGCTCGCATCCGCACGCGGCGCAGAAGCCCGAAGTGCTTTCGATGAAATAA
- the rpsI gene encoding 30S ribosomal protein S9 encodes MKQAQHTLTVGRRKTAVARTLLVPGTGKITINSRDIDIYFPMETLLDAVRLPFTVTETNGKFDAVISVRGGGTHGQAGAVQLSIARALLEVDEEFRPKLRGAKLLTRDSRMVERKKYGQKKARKRFQFSKR; translated from the coding sequence ATGAAGCAAGCCCAACACACCCTGACCGTCGGTCGCCGCAAAACCGCCGTCGCGCGCACGCTCCTCGTGCCCGGCACCGGGAAAATCACGATCAACAGCCGGGACATCGACATCTACTTCCCCATGGAAACGTTGCTTGACGCGGTGCGTCTGCCGTTCACCGTGACCGAGACGAACGGAAAGTTCGACGCGGTCATCAGCGTGCGCGGTGGCGGCACTCACGGCCAGGCCGGCGCGGTGCAGCTTTCGATCGCGCGCGCGCTGCTCGAGGTCGACGAGGAATTCCGCCCCAAGCTGCGCGGCGCCAAGCTCCTCACGCGCGACTCGCGCATGGTCGAACGCAAGAAGTACGGCCAGAAGAAGGCGCGCAAACGCTTCCAGTTCAGCAAGCGCTGA
- the rpsB gene encoding 30S ribosomal protein S2 yields MPRVQLEELLAAGAHFGHLTRRWNPKMKPYIFMERNGIHIIDLKKTQEKIDIACDAVLNMVSQGKRLLFVGTKKQAKDTVRSIAIDSGQNYVTERWLGGMLTNFTTIRKSIKRLTNIEKMEVDGTFDKITKKERLMLSREKERLHKILSGIVDMSRLPGAIFVIDIKKEHIALKEARTLGIPVVAIVDTNCDPTEVDLAIPGNDDSTKTIEIVARAIANAIIEGREKAKLVKAEMEAEDERVAKETERNEEAGA; encoded by the coding sequence ATGCCTCGCGTACAGCTCGAAGAGCTTCTTGCGGCAGGTGCCCATTTCGGCCACCTGACCCGTCGTTGGAATCCGAAGATGAAACCGTACATCTTCATGGAGCGCAACGGCATCCACATCATCGATCTCAAGAAGACCCAGGAAAAGATCGACATCGCCTGCGACGCGGTGTTGAACATGGTGTCGCAGGGCAAGCGCCTCCTCTTCGTCGGAACGAAGAAACAGGCCAAGGACACCGTGCGCTCGATCGCCATCGACAGCGGCCAGAACTACGTCACCGAGCGCTGGCTCGGCGGCATGCTCACCAACTTCACCACCATCCGCAAAAGCATCAAGCGCCTCACCAACATCGAGAAGATGGAAGTGGACGGCACCTTCGACAAGATCACGAAGAAGGAACGCCTCATGCTCTCGCGCGAGAAGGAGCGTCTGCACAAGATCCTCAGCGGCATCGTCGACATGAGCCGCCTGCCGGGCGCGATCTTTGTCATCGACATCAAGAAGGAACACATCGCGCTCAAGGAAGCCCGCACGCTCGGCATCCCCGTCGTCGCCATCGTCGACACGAATTGTGATCCGACCGAAGTGGACCTCGCCATTCCCGGCAACGACGATTCGACAAAGACGATCGAAATCGTCGCGCGCGCGATCGCCAACGCCATCATCGAAGGCCGCGAAAAGGCCAAACTCGTGAAGGCCGAAATGGAAGCCGAGGACGAGCGCGTCGCGAAGGAAACCGAACGCAACGAGGAAGCCGGCGCCTGA
- a CDS encoding elongation factor Ts: protein MEISAAVVKALRDKTGAGMMDCKKALADSEGDMEKAIEYLRKKGAATAEKRSDRAANEGVVLTEIDGSNGVIIEVNCETDFVARSADFLGFAAEAMAAVKTARPADVPALLALESNGRPLADALTDIIGKIGEKIEVRRFAAFTTQGQMIDYIHPGAKLGVLIELSAGKKSDEVVQLGKDLAMQVAAMNPVAVDRDAVPADVREKELELYRQQALEQGKPENMVDRIAEGKLNKYFQEYTLLEQSFVRDTTKTVKEHVEAVGKTIGEPLSVIRFTRFQVGEGN, encoded by the coding sequence ATGGAGATTTCAGCAGCAGTAGTGAAGGCCCTTCGCGACAAGACCGGCGCCGGCATGATGGATTGCAAGAAGGCGCTTGCCGATTCCGAAGGCGACATGGAGAAAGCGATCGAGTACCTGCGCAAAAAGGGCGCGGCCACGGCCGAAAAACGTTCAGACCGTGCCGCCAACGAAGGCGTGGTTCTGACCGAGATCGACGGCAGCAACGGCGTTATCATCGAAGTGAATTGTGAAACCGACTTCGTCGCGCGCAGCGCCGACTTCCTCGGCTTTGCAGCGGAGGCGATGGCCGCGGTCAAGACCGCGCGCCCGGCCGACGTGCCCGCGCTTCTCGCCCTCGAATCGAACGGCCGTCCGCTCGCGGATGCGCTTACCGACATCATCGGCAAGATCGGCGAGAAGATTGAAGTCCGCCGTTTCGCCGCGTTCACCACGCAGGGCCAGATGATCGACTATATCCACCCCGGCGCAAAGCTCGGCGTGCTCATCGAACTGTCGGCGGGCAAAAAGTCCGACGAAGTCGTCCAGCTCGGCAAGGATCTCGCCATGCAGGTTGCCGCGATGAATCCCGTCGCCGTCGACCGCGATGCGGTTCCGGCCGACGTGCGCGAGAAGGAACTCGAGCTGTACCGCCAGCAGGCGCTCGAGCAGGGCAAGCCCGAAAACATGGTGGACCGTATCGCGGAAGGAAAACTCAACAAGTACTTCCAGGAATACACGCTTCTGGAGCAGAGCTTTGTGCGCGACACCACAAAGACGGTGAAGGAGCACGTCGAGGCCGTCGGGAAGACGATCGGCGAACCCCTCTCCGTCATCCGCTTCACGCGTTTCCAGGTCGGCGAAGGTAACTAA